ATACCTAAGCATGACCCATGGTAGTGCCGTTTTAGCACGCAGTAGGCCTACATTAGGCCTAccacaccttagaaaaagggccccttgatgcgCTGGAGCttcatcctgttgaaaaataaagtactcagaaatgtctcgaATTTCAGTAAGAGGTTTCTGCTACAGTAGGCTGTCTTTTGGATATTTGCAAAAAGGTCCCATTTTTCACAGATGCTACGTATATTGTAATCACTAGGTACATATAATTAACCATTGAGTTTCTTGATATTTGTTTGAATGCATACTTTTCTCTTGATTTAGGAATACCATCTATGATGGaagactttggaatttgttgaatCTTATGGATACCTACCCTACAAAATTGACTTACCAAATATTTGATCTATCAAACTCTAAAGCTAGCCTTGGTTTGGAAGAATACCCATGTTTACACATAATCTTAGCTAAACAGCATAGACAGTATTTAATTTCTGCAGTCAACCAAGCACCATTCTTCTCATGGTTTGCCTGTCAACATTCATTATCGCTGTTCTGAAGAAAAGTTGGTATTCATGGATAATAATGAACCTCTGTCTGACCAAAGCTGTTGGGCCACTCTACCTACTGTGTGTTTGAGCCACTTGTTCTTGTATCTTGGTGATCGGGACAAATCCAATGCTGCTCAAGTCTGTAAAAGCTGGAATCTGGCCATGTATTCAGCAGCTCTTTGGCAAACTAGGACAATTACCTTCAGTGGGAGGCCCTCAAGATCCAATGCCTTTGACTTTGAAGCTGCTGTTTGGCATGTCAAAAGGTTTGGAAAGTATTTAGAGCATCTGGAGATAAAATTTCTGAATCCCTATAATGCTGTCTTGACCAGAAAATTTCAGCTAACCATGCGAGGTCTTCTCTCACGCCTGGGCAAAAGCAATAACCGCTTAAAATCCCTTACTATTCAACATCTAGAACTAGAACGTTTAATATGGAGAACTACTATTCGGAATTCATTTATCAAGAGCTTAAGTTTTTTCCTCAAAAGAATAAGCAAGCACTTAGACTACCTCAATCTTAAGGGAGCAAGGTTGACATTAGAGCAAGGTTGTGGTGTTCTGAGTTCTCTTAGTTACCTAAGAAATGTGACTTACATCTCAGAACTCAATATTGAGGACTTCTTTAGCCAGCATCTGGCCGTCTACAGTAATCCACTCTTTACCCAAACTTTGGCCACCTTTCACAGTCTCCATGTTCTTACCCTAAATTACAATTGCATTTCTGATGACTTACTGCAAGTATTGTGTGACAACTGCTCTGATTCGCTGGGTACAATAAACATCAAATGCCATATCCATGATCCTCATGGGCAAGTGGTCTGGGGGATGTCCTGGTCAAACTTAGCCAAGCAGGTCAATAATCTGAAGGTAAATTTCTACTTTGAGAGGGTCATGAAATTTGATCATTTGTCAAGGATACTACTGCCTGAGATTCCAGTAAGAAATATTAGCCTACGAAGCTGCTATTTCAGTGACCCTGACTGGTCATTGAGACCAACCCTAAGTGATCTGCTTCCATACTACAAGCAAACTCTGCAGGTATGCTGGAATATTGTTTATTCTACAATCTAGGAAATAAAGGAAAACTAATAGCCAAATACAAATAGTTTGGAAACAAAGGGACCTAATTTACTAAAGATTGTCTCCCATTTtgtctatgggaaaaatgcctagTAAATAAGGCAATTCAGTGTCCTGAGAAACATATCTGGAGTGTGATGTTTTGATGCTGCTGGAAAAATGTGAACTACTAAACTGAGTTTTAGTCACAGGAGCCGActctgcttgagcacccccaatattgagaaaattccttgtatgtgtccaaggaagggttatttccactgggcttagcacccccaataattttgaaaagttgactcctatggttCTAGTGACACTATAGACCAGAAGACTGAGGATCAAgggatagggaaatgggacttgatgtactgtctttctgtggtttttgcacctacattcaaagtggtttacatagtatatacaggtacttatttgtacctgggacaatggaaggttaaatgacttgcccagagtcacaaggagctgcagtgggaattgaactcagttccccaggatcaaagtccactgcactaaccactaggctactcctctactagcaacattccatgtagaagcctgcccttgcagatcagcaacacggctgcgcaggcttctgtttctgtgagtctgacgtcctgcaggggcaatggagggttaagtgacttgcccagagtcacaaggagctgcagtgggaatcaaactcagatccccaggatcaaagtccactgcacgaaccactaggctactctgccaCTCTATTCTTAGATATTTATAAAttgctaatttaggggcccttttattaaagtgcattaagcacttagggctagattctatatatggtgccaaaaaaattcagcgccaaaaaagcgctattatataagctgtgcttaaagttaggcacagtttatagactagtgcttacACATGGGAATTGTGCCTATCTTTAGGCacaggccatttgcaccaactgaaacgtggtgcaaatgtacatgcctaagcTAGacgcatatccccattattctataacaacgtgcgttaattttaggaacacccccgttatgcccatgcccctcccacatttctgccaggtacttgtgacctagattgaccattgttaaaaacaggataccgggctagatagaccattgatctgacccagtatgactactcttatgctcttatttccatgccccttttttcaaATCgcttgtaaattttaggcatggatcctgtgcctacatgccaattaaatctaattagtgctaataattgcttgttaaaaagccaattattggcgctaattagctcattcaattaaattggggatgcgcccaaatttgtgcgcacaatttttggcaacttttatagaattagggggtaaatgcacagttagcatgtggtaacagGCTACCATACAAACACATTAAGGGGTTGTGCTGTAGTTTGTTTGTTACTGCGTTATTGTATttctaatttttctctgagggggcgtggcatgggcagagagtgggcatgaatGCATTTGCCAGTTAGCATGTTAtacttattctataaatggtgccttaaaagtCGGCACTGTAAAACCACgcggttagtgtgattctataaattacGCCTAAAGTtatgcgtagtttatagaatacactcacgtgccattcttgcgactaaaatttaggtgcacccatttaggccacctaaaaccaggcctaaatacctgcacctaagttaggcacagatcgggtgtattctataacagggtgcatagtttttgaaatgctcacaactcgcccattccacgcccatggccatgccccctttttcactgtgcgcattagaatttacatgctccgcattatagaatatgcctagatagtTGTGCActttaattctaattaaagccaattagtgctgctaattggttattaagtaccagttatcggcactgattagcttgttaatcaattaagttgtgcatataaTTTGGTCATACAGCCATATAGAGAATTTGGGGGATACTATACTGCCTCCCAGGGCTgttgagaggagggcagggggcaaaattccccaggtccagcttccaaggggggcctggcgcccaCCCGGCACTATCatggctctcctgctcctgtgtgccgcagAGTTATCACGTTAACTCTGCTCTGTCggtcacaggtccttcttcctgccgtgtcccgcctcctcagtgttgccaggtgggcggttttaccgcccaattgggcggttttctgcgacccgccgcgggaaatttttacCCACggtgggtcgcggttttttgggcttcttttttttcttttccgcggtttttcgggcgtttttttcggccgcggggggcggggttagtgacgttttgggcgggattagtgacgttctgggcggggctgatgatgggggaggcggggccggtgacgggggaggcggggttgatgatgcgggggtgggggtgtcaggggcggggtttgagtttgggcgggttttgggctgtttttaggctggattgggtgggaaaaaaattttccacctggcaaccctgcgcctcctgtgtaaagtacttcctgtttggatgtggcaggaagaaggacctgtgcagcAGAGCAGAGCTAGCAAGAGAGATGACAAGCAAGTAAGCAGGCCCTAAATCAGAAGACCAAGCTAGAAAATATATTTGATTCATGTGTAttgtatatacttttttttttaattgttacatcaAACTTTACCATCACTTAAGTTTCAGAAGCATCTCAgaggcactttttttttccacacaaTCAAACTACTCCATTCTCCAGATCAGGTTCAGATGTTTTCCTCTTTCCAAGTCTTTCCACCATGTGTGACGGTGGAATATGCAACACAACAGAAATTCCTTTTCTtaattctctttctttttttaagaggTTAACTTTGGAATTCAACAACAGCCATGAGATTCTGGATGAGGAGCTACTGCGTCTGCTGCTAAACTGTGAAAGACTGCGTTACCTTAAAATCTGGGCTTTCCTTGATGTCCGCTTTGTTGAGAAAATACTTCAATATCAGGAAGACGGCAAGTGTTACTTGCATACATTGAAGGTAAGAGGTTGTGACTGGGATTCTTCAATTTGTGCTTGTTGTTGTTAGGATCACAATTTGCTAACATCAGAGCCCAGACTGTTACTTCCTGAGGAAAACTTTCAAAAGATTTTATGCAAGTGCAAATGTGCTGGTCTgctttaaggtaaaattatgtatcatacctgataattttctttccattaatcatagctgatcaatccatagactggtgggttgtgtccatctaccagcaggtggagatagagagcaatccttttgcctccctatatgtggtcatgtgctgccggaaactcctcagtatgtcgatatccaagctccatccgcaggactcagcacttagagaattacacccgcaaagggacactctgcccagctcaccaccgccgaaacgggggaggggaattaacccagctcatccccacaaaagtgggggaggggaatccgtccagctcatccccgcggagcgggggagggacaccacacccgccgatgcggggggatctggcttatcctgcaaccgcaaccgcgggaggagctgactgaccctaacaccgccgaagcgggaggggtacaaagctgccctactgccgcacgaagcgggagggagcgccggcagaatttaagtctcaatccagccccgtaaaacggaggggagaggaatgcagcagctcactgtaacacaaattcgtctcaactcttgaagaatccattgaaaaacttgaacacaaagtcctcctgaacaggaactgaagactaaacttgaacctgaaatgcaaccagaatataaacaatacagatatctgggaggggctatggattgatcagctatgattaatggaaagaaaattatcaggtatgatacataattttaccttccatatcatcatgctgatcaatccatagactggtgggatgtaccgaagcagtactcacccagggcgggacattgaaatccctgaccgcaacactgaagctccaaaccgggcctccgcccgagcagccacagtcaagcggtaatgcctggagaaggtatgggccgatgcccaagttgccgccttgcaaatctcttccaaggagacggacccggcctctgccatcgaggccgcctgagctctagtggagtgagccttcagctggataggcggcaccttccttgcggccacataagccgctgcaatggcttccttgacccatcttgccactgtaggcttagcagcctgcagacccttacgaggacctgcaaacaggacaaacagatgatccgattccggaaatcattggtcacttccaagtatctgatgatgactcgtctcacatccagatatttgagagcagagtattcctctgggtagtcctccctacgaaaggaagggagacagagctgctgattcacatggaagcgagaaacaatcttgggcaggaaggaaggcactgtgcgaatagacactcctgcctcagtgaactgcagaaagggctctcgacatgagagtgcctggagctcggaaactcttctggctgaagtgatagccaccaaaaagactgctttcaacgtcaggtctttcagagatgcccttgacaagggttcaaaaggcggcttctgcaaggctcttagcaccaggttgagattccacgcaggcaccactgagtgcagaggagggcgcaggtgattaactcccttgagaaagcgcaccacatctggctgcgaagccagggaagcacccttcaggcggcccctgaagcaagccagagccgctacctggactttaagggaactgagcgacaggcctttctccagaccttcttgcaggaatgccaacactgaagaaattggagcagtgaagggagaaagtgagcctgcttcacaccacgctgcaaaggtacgccaaaccctggcataagcagtagaagtagagcgcttcctcgctctcagcatagtggcgatgaccttgtctgagaagcccttctttctcagacgctgccgctcaatagccaggccgtaagaccaaagggggagggatcctccatcaccacgggaccctgatgcaacaggccctgctccactggcagccgcagaggatcgtccactgagagcctgatcaagtccgcataccagggacgtctgggccagtccggacccaccaggattatccggcccggatgctttgccacccggtctagcaccctgcccaacatgggccagggcgggaacacatagagaagctcctgtgtcggccactgttggagaagagcatctactcccagggatcgagggtcccgtcctctgctgaaaaagcgcggcacttggcaattggccgatgacgccatcagatctaggctcggctggccccagcgcttcgtaatgtccaagaacgcctgagcagatagctgccactctccgggatccaaggtatggcgactgagaaagtccgccttgacatacatgactccggcaatgtgggccgctgacagctgttccaggttcgcttccgcccactggcatagattcatggcctccttggctagaggggcgctcttgatacctccctggcggttgacataggccacagccgtggcattgtccgacaggacccgtactggcttcaacgccagtaccgggatgaactccaaaagcgccaaccgaatggctctgagttccaggaggttgatagaccactttgcctctgcaggagaccagagcccctgcgctgtccttcccaagcagtgggctccccagcccgacaatgaggcgtccgtcatgacgacaatccactccggggtcacaagaggcattcctgcagacaacttgtctgtctgcagccaccagctcagcgccttgcgcactgctgggtccaagggaaggcgcacagcataatcctccgacaccggagtccagcgctgcagcagagagtgttgtagtggtctcatatgagccctggcccagggcactacttccatcgtggccgtcatagagcccaacagctgcacatagtcccaagcctgaagaggagaggctactaggaactggtccacctgagcctgaagtttgacaatccgattgtctggcaggaacactctgcccacttgggtgtcgaatcgaactcccagatactccaggggactgagtcgggcgcagctggctcttctcccagttgatgatccaccccagggagctcaaaagagcaatcacccggtccacagctttgccgcactctgcataagagggggctcggatcaaccagtcgtccagataaggatggacttgtactccttcctttcgcaggaaggccgcgatgaccaccattactttggagaaggtccgcggagcagtagccaacccgaaaggctctgaactggaagtgtcggcccaggactgcaaaacgcagaaagcgttgatgaggaggccagatgggaatatgcaggtacgcttccttgatgtccaaggaagccaagaactcccctgccttcactgccgctataacagagcggagagtctccatgcgaaagtgccgcactttcaaggcccgattgacccctttgaggtcgaggataggccggacagaacctcctttctttggtaccacaaagtaaatggagtaacgtcccttgccaatctgattttctggcaccggaacgaccgcacccaggcgtatcaggttgtccaaggtctgctgcactgccacagctttgaccggagacttgcagggagagagcacaaacccgtctcttaagggtcggcagaactctagcttgtagccgtctctgatgacttccagaacccaagcgtctgaagttaccctggtccactcgctcagaaacgaggacaggcgtcctccaatctgcactgggggaggaccggagggcgcacctccgggacggcggtctctgcgaaaggaatgctgcttgggggagaagttccttttgaaggaagagggggcagaggagcccgacttgcccgggcggtaccgacgggcttcctgaaaccgtcctctggagttaccagggcgagcaccactggcccgagccctgacctctggtaacctcttgcccttagacgtgccgagatcggtcacaattttgtccagctcgaccccaaagagcagcttgcctttaaaaggcaacttagccaggcgggacttagatgcgtggtcagcagaccaatgctgcagccaaagccaccgccgcgcagagactgtctgagccatacctttagccgaggctctcaagacatcatacagtaagtctgccaaataagccaggcccgattccagggccggccagtcagccctcaaggaaggatccgagggggaagcccgctgcacaatcgtcaggcacgccctggccacataggagccacaaactgaggcctgccaacttaaagcagccgcctcgaaggacgaccttaaggccgcctccaatcttctgtcttgggcgtcctttagggccgtgccaccttccaccggcaatgccgttttcttagtcaccgcagtgattaaagaatccacggtaggccaaagaaaggtgtcccgttcact
This sequence is a window from Microcaecilia unicolor chromosome 13, aMicUni1.1, whole genome shotgun sequence. Protein-coding genes within it:
- the FBXO39 gene encoding F-box only protein 39, whose protein sequence is MDNNEPLSDQSCWATLPTVCLSHLFLYLGDRDKSNAAQVCKSWNLAMYSAALWQTRTITFSGRPSRSNAFDFEAAVWHVKRFGKYLEHLEIKFLNPYNAVLTRKFQLTMRGLLSRLGKSNNRLKSLTIQHLELERLIWRTTIRNSFIKSLSFFLKRISKHLDYLNLKGARLTLEQGCGVLSSLSYLRNVTYISELNIEDFFSQHLAVYSNPLFTQTLATFHSLHVLTLNYNCISDDLLQVLCDNCSDSLGTINIKCHIHDPHGQVVWGMSWSNLAKQVNNLKVNFYFERVMKFDHLSRILLPEIPVRNISLRSCYFSDPDWSLRPTLSDLLPYYKQTLQRLTLEFNNSHEILDEELLRLLLNCERLRYLKIWAFLDVRFVEKILQYQEDGKCYLHTLKIRIYTNRYETNEEDRMLRDIYRKFRGMIESKMNYFVIAYPMM